The following proteins are co-located in the Candidatus Krumholzibacteriia bacterium genome:
- a CDS encoding lipocalin-like domain-containing protein: protein MVRVLTLLLLLLVTPLLASPQSQTEAPDFRRAEGPWNWDFPRDHAAHPRFGTEWWYFTGSLVDSHDHRFGYELTFFRVGLRPRAVESESAWRAKDIVLAHFAVTEVDWERFHLRERTQRAAAGMAGADTTRMRVWVGDWVAQQRDDGTFHLRARQEGLGIDLELRMQRPPVLHGDDGLSYKTSDRSQASYYYSIPRLQTSGTLVLDGDPRPVSGMTWMDQEFFTGDSPREGFSWDWFSARLADGRDLMFFRVRRGNTVDVPVGTVVEADGSARPLDTSGATFTPGETWTSPWTGATYPVQWTVTFPAEDARLEIRALLDEQEVHAEQTVGFAYWEGLSRYEGTWNGDAVTGEGYVELTGYDSGSSSRR from the coding sequence GTGGTGCGTGTCCTGACCCTGCTCCTGCTGCTGCTCGTGACTCCCCTCCTCGCGTCGCCCCAGTCGCAGACGGAGGCACCCGACTTCCGTCGCGCCGAGGGTCCCTGGAACTGGGACTTCCCCCGCGACCACGCCGCCCATCCCCGGTTCGGTACCGAGTGGTGGTACTTCACCGGCAGCCTGGTCGATTCGCACGACCACCGCTTCGGCTACGAGCTCACCTTCTTCCGCGTGGGGCTGCGCCCGCGTGCGGTCGAGAGTGAGTCGGCGTGGAGGGCCAAGGACATCGTCCTGGCGCACTTCGCCGTGACCGAGGTCGACTGGGAACGCTTCCACCTGCGCGAACGCACCCAGCGCGCCGCGGCCGGCATGGCCGGTGCCGACACCACCCGCATGCGCGTCTGGGTGGGCGACTGGGTCGCCCAGCAACGCGACGACGGCACCTTCCACCTGCGCGCACGCCAGGAAGGGCTGGGCATCGACCTCGAGCTGCGCATGCAGCGTCCGCCGGTACTGCACGGCGACGACGGCCTGTCGTACAAGACCAGCGACCGGTCGCAGGCCAGCTACTACTACAGCATTCCCCGCCTGCAGACCTCGGGAACCCTCGTGCTCGACGGCGACCCGCGTCCGGTGTCGGGAATGACCTGGATGGACCAGGAGTTCTTCACCGGCGACTCGCCGCGCGAGGGTTTCTCGTGGGACTGGTTCAGCGCACGCCTGGCCGACGGGCGCGACCTCATGTTCTTCCGCGTGCGCCGTGGCAACACCGTCGACGTGCCGGTGGGAACCGTCGTCGAGGCCGACGGGAGCGCCCGTCCGCTCGACACCAGCGGTGCGACCTTCACTCCGGGCGAAACCTGGACGAGTCCGTGGACCGGCGCCACCTATCCGGTGCAGTGGACGGTCACCTTCCCCGCCGAGGACGCACGCCTGGAGATCCGGGCCCTGCTCGACGAACAGGAGGTCCACGCCGAGCAGACCGTGGGCTTCGCCTACTGGGAGGGGCTGAGCCGCTACGAGGGCACCTGGAACGGCGACGCCGTCACGGGGGAGGGCTACGTGGAACTCACCGGCTACGACTCCGGGTCGTCGTCGCGCCGTTGA